Within Fusarium keratoplasticum isolate Fu6.1 chromosome 8, whole genome shotgun sequence, the genomic segment gatgatggcggcgttggagcgGGAAATCATTTGCGGTTTGGATCACATGCAAAGATTAAATCTGCGTCGCAGTACGTGCCAGCCGGGTAAACGTTGGTAGGCCGCCCGCCCGAGTCATGCCAGAGTCGCTAACAGGATCAACTTGCCGAATCTGGTTTCCTTGGACGCCGTTGCAACTCAACTTGCTGATGTACGCAACACTCGTTATCCCGCGGAGGATCATATCCTCGTTCAATCAATGCGCTAGAGTTCATTAGGTATCCTGCCACCAATCCTGTCGCAATGCCAGTCGAGCAACTCTGCTTGCTCATGGCTTGCTCATCTCGGGCTGAGCTCTGCCCGTCTTGACGCTGTCACCGTCCACGTCCAATCCCCTCAAGAATCACACAAACCAGTCGGCATTCGGCCCGCTTGGCAAGTCTCGACCTTGTGCCTGATGCCCCCTCAGCCAAGATACATGCACCCGGGCTGCCGGTCTTTTCTCTTGGGGGTGGAGGGCTCACATCGTCAAAGTCCGACTACACCACACCAAACACATGTGAGGCATCTGACATGTGCCAACGGTGGCAACTCACATCCAACAAGGCCGTGGCCGCAACACACCTCGCTGTCGCAATAGGAAATTTCGTGACATGACAATTAATCAACGTACAAACTCTGGTTCCCTCCAGCCGAGGCCGAAGCTCTACACCATCACGGACTTCAGTTCTGGACAGCTGTTGGAGTAAGCTTCTTGTTTAGGTTTAGTGGGGTCGAAGCTgatgccgaggagatggTATCGCCATCCATTGTTTGGCGAGCAGAGTGCCCGATACGGAGTGTAACATGCGAGATGTCGACTGGCCCCCGGTCGATGCCATCGGAGCATCTTTCACGATACAATGTGCTCATTCCAGCGGTCGACGCTCGCTCACCGAGAGATCCATTCCCCAACAAAAGGATTCCAATGGCGAGCTAGAGGTCGTGTGCCTTTACCACATGAACGGGCGCCACCCAGAGGCTAGGGGGTTGATGAAAGTTTGCAGCCCATGTCGACACTTCGGATCGCATCCCGGCATTGTTGTTCGAGGTCAGCTATAAGCTGGCTTGATAATGCCCTCTCCGGATGCCAATCGGCAGTTGTCCATATGATCCATGAAGCTCAACAACTTCCATCACATGATAAATTGTGTTCTGTTGAACTGAAAATGTCCGGCTCCTCTGACACCGCCCAAGCAACGAGAAAAGTAAATACTCGGGCAGTTCTTATGGAACCACAAtgtctccttctccgcaCCACGAAATCGCAGCTTCATCAACGGCTCCACGGCTGGTATGACAGAATGCCACCCGGTTGCGGGCTAGATGATGGTCTGCACTGTCTAGAGGGTGCGTTatagagaagaaagaaaagaagaggtcTGGTAGCTCTGcaagttttttttttctacaGTCCCGCAAACAGCTCCATCACGTGACTTTATGGATCAAGCTACCCCACCACATCCGATATTTTACCGACCTCATCCACGCCAACACCCTGTCCGTCAACGCTTGGCCAGGCTGCTCCCAAAAGATGCCAGCGAACCTCTGGCTTGAAACTGACCAATACCATATTGCGCTGCGGACAATCATGACTGCCTGTGCTCTTGTATAACCCCTAATTCTTCTATTCCattctctcttttctcgtGCTTCGTCCTCTGTATCGTCGTCCCAAGTTCTGGATCCTCCCGCTCGAGCTGTTCATCCTCGCGCTTCTCCTGTCGCATCACCAATTGACGACGACATAACGACCTCCTTTCTACCCCTCCAACCTGCGACCTCGAGTTGACTTGTTTCTCCTCCAACATAACGACCTCTACTATTCCTCCTCCATAAgcccttcatcatggcgtccGCATTATTCTTCCTCGACCTGAAGGGCAAGGTGCGTCCAGCTTACCCCCTGTCGCCGCCATAACCATCGCCGACATGACGCTGATCTGGCCTTGCGCAGACCCTTCTCGCCCGCAACTACAGAGGTGACATTCCCATGTCGGCCGTCGAAAAGTTCCCCGTCCTCCTCTCagaagctgaggaggacTCGTCCGCCGTCCCGCCATGCTTCTCCCACGAGGGCATCAACGTGCGTCATCCCCTGGAGCTACAGCTGTAGCTTCGCTGACCAGCTCCCCAATGCAGTACCTCTACATCCGCCACAACAACCTCtacctcctcgccctcacaAAACGAAACACAAACGCCGCCGAGATCCTCCTATTCCTCCacaaggtcgtcgaggtcttTACCGAGTACTTCAAGGCTCTAGAAGAAGAGTCGATCCGCGATAACTTTGTCATCATCTACGAGCTcctggatgagatgatggacttTGGCTACCCCCAGACCACAGAGTCCAAGATCCTCCAGGAGTACATTACCCAAGAGTCCCACAAGCTCGAGATCCAGGCCCGCCCGCCCATCGCCGTCACAAACGCCGTGTCATGGCGTTCCGAGGGTATCCGCTACCGCAAGAACGAGGTCTTcctcgacgtcgtcgagTCCCTCAACCTTCTCGTTTCCGCAAACGGCAACGTGCTCCGTTCCGAGATTCTTGGCGCCATCAAGATGAAGTGCTACCTAAGTGGTATGCCCGAGCTACGTCTGGGcctcaacgacaaggtcatgTTTGAAACAACGGGTCGGGCCACCCGCGGCAAGGCtatcgagatggaggacgTCAAGTTCCACCAGTGTGTGCGTCTGTCGCGTTTCGAGAATGACCGaaccatctccttcatccctCCGGACGGCGAATTCGAGCTCATGTCTTACCGCCTCAACACGCAGGTTAAGCCCCTGATCTGGGTGGAGTGTGTGGTCGAGTCTCACTCGGGCTCCCGTATCGAGTAcatgctcaaggcccgcGCCCAGTTCAAGCGCCGCAGTACCGCCAACAACGTCGAGATTGTCGTCCCCGTCCCCGACGACGCCGATAGCCCCCGTTTCCGTACCAACATTGGATCCGTCCACTATGCGCCCGAGCAGAGCGCCATTGTCTGGAAGATCAAGCAGTTCGGTGGTGGCAAGGAGTTCCTCATGCGCGCCGAGCTGGGCCTGCCAAGCGTGAGGGGTGATGACGAGCAGGGAGGTGGCATGATGGGTGGTTTCGGTGGAAGCATGGGTGGTGTTGGAGTCGGCAAGGGTGCAAAGCGACCTATCCAGGTCAAGTTTGAGATTCCTTACTTCACCACCAGTGGAATCCAAGTGCGGTATCTCAAGATTACCGAGCCCAAGGTACGTAACTGTGATAAATATTCACGGATCATACTAACTGTTGCAGTTGCAATATCCCTCTCTCCCATGGGTGCGATACATCACCCAATCTGGAGATATTGCTGTGCGACTTCCCGATGCCGTCTGATTTCAGTCTTGAACGGCAGAGACAAACCATTTATTTACACATAAACAACCTATCCATCCAACCGAGCCGTGCCTCTCAAGCATGCCCATCTCAGCGTCACCGACATGTTTATGCGATTGCTCAAGGCCTGCATCGAAAGCGCAAGGACCCTTTGTCCGAGGTGATCAAAGGTGCATcgtgatgaaggagatggacaACTGAAGGGAGCTAGCTGCAAGAGCTGAGTAAGAAAGGGGACGGGGCCATTTTATACCGAAAACTCAGCGAGAGGAATGAATAATAGAAACCACAAGATCGATCTTCACACCGTCGTCAATCTGATGCCATTGATGGCCGAAATAACCACGTAACGTATTCAAAATTCAAGAATGAATCAGCGAGGGGTAGGGTGCTGGTGACCAGACATGGAGAGGAATTCCATTGTACCAGAATGCATAGAGGGGTACAGAGCCTCACTGTGATCTACCAGACGACTCGCGGACAATAGGGGTATTCCACTCAAACCACTTGAGGCGCTGGGCTGTGCTATTCGGATTCTCTGGGTCCATAAACACCTTGACGAGAAAGGCACAGGGGTCGTCCTGGGCAGTGTCTGGATCTATCAAGACCAGATCATCAGTGAATAAACTAAACATTGGATGACGGGCAGATACTCACAACCCCTTGGTGCGTCGCCATGCCACGCATTTTGCTGCCACAGATTCCGCTCCAGGAACAGCTGGTTCGTGAGATCGTTGCTGTTAGGATCCTTCCTGGAGCTGAGCGCCATCAACCCCAGGATGATGGGCAACTCTCCTCCTAGACCCTGTGACTCTGGAGCGTTGGAGTTGGGCGAACGGTATGTCTTGGGCAAGAGACCGGGCATCCAGCTGGGTGACTTGCCAGCAACATAGCGGACTGGACCACCCCCGTCTCTCATGGGGCTTTCGAGTGTGACCACTTGGGAGATGCCGGGGCTGTCTCGGGGGTGGAAGAGGCGCAAAAGGTCCCAGCTGCCCGTTTCCTGAATGAGGGGGTCCGTGTCGGTGACCAAGATAGGGAGTAAGGGGTTGCAAGCAGCGACGGAAAAGGTCCTGTACTCAGGGGCGTTGATGCAATATCCTGTCTCTGGGTTCACGATAAAATTGCCTTGTTGGTcgaggcggaggagctgTCCAGCCGGGAATTGGTCTTCCCGATACCAGTGATATCCCCAAGCCTCTGAGACTTCGCCGTCAGAGTACCGCATCACCTTGCTCGGACGCTCACCCGAGTACCCAGCTGGCGATCGTGGTGGAATGTAATGGTGATAGTCGTCTAACTCTGGCTCTCCAATTATCAGCTTGTTGACAACAAAGAGGAAGCTCACTTGAGCTGCTGCCTGACTCCCAgagcttcctcttccacgGCTCGAGCCGCTGTGCTTGGACCTATGCTGTGAGCTGTAAGCCTAGTTACGCTCCAAGATATTAGTGTCATGACCTACTGATTTGGACATGATCAAAATCGGAAATGCCTCTTGCGAGTAGTTCAAGATAGTCGAGGTGGGGGTGTATCGTGCTCGTCCTCtccctcagcctcgtcaaCCCCCGAGTaaacctccatctctttATGTCCTCTTGAGACCTGATCCGCTTCAACTCGGCGGCAGAGCCGCAAACTTCGCTGCCCAAGAAACGTCCGCGTGAGGCCGGCCAAACTTGGGCCGCCATGCTGTGTCCGCCGTAACCCTTGACAGCAGAGGGCATCCAGGACCGGCCAGCTGCTCCACCTCCCCTTGACGATGGAGTACAGCTTCAGAGGCAGCAGAAAACGGCCGAATGAGGTGCATCACTATGACGTTGCCCCACGTCGTCCCGAGGGAAACTGTCAGCTCGACGCCATGTGTCCGGGTGCATTGTCTGCCAGACATCCAAGAAGCATGGACCGATTCGGCAACTGTCGACAGCCCTGCCGTACCATTGGCGAGCAGGGCCCTGGTCTTCGTCTCAACTTGACCCCGAGGATTGGTGCCACGCCTGCTCCACGCTATCTCTCCGACTCTGGTGTGTGCGTGCGTCCCGCGGTCTAGCATGTGTACGTGATGGGGGAGACCAAGCCAGACCCCAGTTCATGCAGAACAGATGCGGGCCGGACCCTCTCACTTGTTCTTTTGTCGACACCGGTCTCCCTCTGTTGCTCGGCAAATGGGGTCGGGGGGTTTCTCGAGCTGAAGAGGA encodes:
- a CDS encoding AP-1 complex subunit mu-1, whose translation is MASALFFLDLKGKTLLARNYRGDIPMSAVEKFPVLLSEAEEDSSAVPPCFSHEGINYLYIRHNNLYLLALTKRNTNAAEILLFLHKVVEVFTEYFKALEEESIRDNFVIIYELLDEMMDFGYPQTTESKILQEYITQESHKLEIQARPPIAVTNAVSWRSEGIRYRKNEVFLDVVESLNLLVSANGNVLRSEILGAIKMKCYLSGMPELRLGLNDKVMFETTGRATRGKAIEMEDVKFHQCVRLSRFENDRTISFIPPDGEFELMSYRLNTQVKPLIWVECVVESHSGSRIEYMLKARAQFKRRSTANNVEIVVPVPDDADSPRFRTNIGSVHYAPEQSAIVWKIKQFGGGKEFLMRAELGLPSVRGDDEQGGGMMGGFGGSMGGVGVGKGAKRPIQVKFEIPYFTTSGIQVRYLKITEPKLQYPSLPWVRYITQSGDIAVRLPDAV